A region from the Musa acuminata AAA Group cultivar baxijiao chromosome BXJ1-10, Cavendish_Baxijiao_AAA, whole genome shotgun sequence genome encodes:
- the LOC135595152 gene encoding probable transcription factor At5g28040: MPTAEEAEQERPVFDDDDDDDVSESVGSEDDDVDGNGHATPPSSQLQATTEPSVVVAAESGGLHPSASSDQATNLNPNPNTTLFDPTAAALSPPQNGAIPVPVLPIAAISSPSADAAFFNPTSSSVAVPGTTTSASEERRSLAVVSFDESRRLFQRLWTDEEEIKILRGFFEFTSKRGTTFASHQYDTGPFYEEIKKQFQIEFTKNQLIEKLRRLKKKYRNCVSRMGSVGKGFAFKSSHERAIYDIARRIWSAGSKRVHESDDEDLNTSNNAISDEIIAVPINDGSLGSHRRISRSRRCMRRRMAEDVATVDATTAVGGVAIDHSTPEMHTPFASAAGIPNIIEETVKDCLSPLFKELIHSAIGSPLGPGLIGGTSPLNLLPMSLRGGGSLAAPGMTIDDKWRKQQILELEVYLKRIELVMDHIKATMEELRSAAS; the protein is encoded by the coding sequence atgccGACCGCCGAAGAAGCAGAGCAGGAGCGCCCCGtcttcgacgacgacgacgacgatgacgtcTCCGAGAGCGTCGGAAGTGAAGACGATGACGTTGACGGCAACGGCCACGCGACGCCGCCGTCTTCTCAGCTGCAAGCCACGACGGAGCCAAGCGTAGTGGTTGCGGCGGAGTCCGGCGGTCTACACCCTTCCGCCTCCTCCGATCAAGCCACAAACCTTAACCCTAACCCCAACACCACACTCTTCGATCCCACTGCGGCCGCTCTTTCTCCTCCCCAGAACGGCGCGATCCCAGTTCCAGTCCTCCCCATAGCCGCTATCTCTTCTCCCTCGGCTGATGCTGCCTTCTTCAACCCCACTTCCTCATCCGTTGCTGTCCCCGGCACCACCACCTCTGCCTCTGAGGAGAGGAGGTCCCTCGCCGTCGTCTCCTTCGATGAGTCCCGCCGTCTCTTCCAACGCCTTTGGACCGACGAGGAGGAGATCAAGATCCTGCGAGGGTTCTTCGAATTCACCTCGAAGCGCGGCACTACCTTCGCCTCCCACCAGTACGACACCGGCCCCTTCTACGAGGAGATCAAGAAGCAGTTCCAGATTGAATTCACCAAGAACCAGCTAATTGAGAAGCTCCGTCGCCTGAAGAAGAAGTATCGGAACTGCGTTAGTCGGATGGGGTCCGTGGGGAAAGGCTTCGCCTTTAAGAGCTCACACGAGCGGGCCATCTATGACATCGCTCGCAGGATCTGGAGCGCTGGCTCCAAGAGGGTCCACGAGAGTGATGATGAGGACCTTAATACATCAAACAACGCCATCTCTGACGAGATCATTGCAGTTCCGATCAACGATGGTTCTTTGGGTTCTCATAGAAGGATCTCAAGATCAAGaaggtgcatgagaaggagaatgGCAGAAGATGTGGCTACAGTGGATGCTACTACTGCAGTCGGTGGAGTAGCTATAGACCATTCCACTCCAGAGATGCACACACCTTTCGCTTCAGCAGCTGGGATACCAAACATCATCGAGGAGACTGTAAAGGACTGCCTCTCACCACTGTTTAAGGAACTCATCCATTCTGCTATTGGGAGCCCGCTTGGTCCAGGACTCATTGGTGGGACATCACCATTGAACCTGCTTCCCATGAGCCTCAGGGGTGGTGGTTCTTTGGCGGCCCCAGGGATGACTATAGATGACAAGTGGAGAAAGCAGCAGATTCTAGAACTGGAGGTTTATTTAAAGAGAATAGAGCTTGTAATGGACCACATCAAGGCAACAATGGAGGAACTCAGGTCTGCAGCGAGCTGA